The Megalops cyprinoides isolate fMegCyp1 chromosome 12, fMegCyp1.pri, whole genome shotgun sequence genome contains a region encoding:
- the LOC118787241 gene encoding human immunodeficiency virus type I enhancer-binding protein 2 homolog isoform X1, whose amino-acid sequence MEPLEAAAGQKCTKEPREKSPLQRKWLSEPTASTKRSTFADSQGKRRSQREGNQSGDAGTADSLEKGASGTPPSPAVSQPSHEKQFPQHFPGAYFRQLPHPYPQQAAVSRDVETFPAGAKPRLQASLDAQGWPFAGQLQALPPDDLLPGRSRSHGGGFPHRKSPTFPFSKYPQAGREQPEDLHRKEQKPKKPGKYICHYCGRACAKPSVLKKHIRSHTGERPYPCVPCGFSFKTKSNLYKHRKSHAHAIKAGLVPCSELASARGDADAAFSVGEAEVHSDGELSTDTDEDAAEGLALLEKSSPLAYASFEADKSTTERDGGETASTESGEELTGTSAKVPLLIVPKQGTMSAAAPSPKFADVETSPAGPREGGGDEFHSVKQRLALRLHEKKGQDSESSYNLLSPHSKGSTDSGYFSRSESAEQQVSPPITNAKSYEEIMFGKYYRPSPRPRQSITVGMATVAHKDTNVADLTDKPSVVHKLAMGKFAEDCMSSHLFTKDENMVDPVNLNTNIFLRGAITELQRSEGFDRKQYPPSQVNPIHLEAPSDTASLMRSNSMPTSSATNLDVPPGLRGSHSFDERMTSDDVFYPSPGGLRRLRRQGAFELSAHEGHAESESHPALSKSAVSPPGAAKSGERCALTPELKGYASYGAKVGMEGYPEFQSQLMYQRQVMETATRKRRKEKSVGDEEDSPSHYASDHSVEMLGSPGDYDSKQVNQESLRTTPTGKGHLHSVRSQSDSIDMGIGGSSEDRVLIQDSDRKTPVNVISVIQHTNSLSRPGSFEKSDSVDYPCYLQGKLTGSYSEHSDSENTEEVQSMDSLSRSESIEQQQSEVDMPAQQRHVAPKLVRQPNILVPEIRVTEEPDKPEKGPEPPVKEPEKHVEEFQWPQRSETLSQLPAEKLPPKKKRLRLAELEHSSGESSFESTCTSLSRSPSQESNLSHSSSLSMSFDREESVKLGSPMRPEDPNKQSEFLTVPGSGHQHHQREMRRSSSEQAPCTLPSESLEIRSKSFDYGSLSPLSRQGEVYASASSMKERRRGYLVRQASLSVHPETGMQDKGSDMNIKQEHLEQTVSGLHRGASSPLAGTSHGAPVADAARNKRNVQPVLGLHNRPLQQSISEEDRQEGHPLMQKAYHLPGWQPSESDHQTHEFSSQEVAWHPASFHSGLAQSPFLPFQPGTFWHPELSQRHKQHVAFQTQQLQKLHIRQPTAQQAHHKPQQTPQLQQIQEQGDSEPAEFASDQSYQYIPRGSPHHLSNLLSKAFTESPGLLHPNQPVLSVQNARSQPSLPSMLVPVRVQTNVPSYATATYTSVSQILVPQAQSANPTSAICKVTDDSALKPGLGFNLAQILGQPGPLLPYPFWKVPDPPLVQLNTGIPLSLTCGSIVTTDASSMGSSKRLLSPASSLELFTEIKQQKRVKEERMYGQIVEELSAVELGNSSTASDAGKLQKPGLEKDDGSADHQEGMASPPLSGAQSSKLSSFPSQEEHRTGRYSPPRPMQTDSPDGRESPEELEVDEPPREAGSDLASALSAGGAPEVRQATDGKTWGAAAAIGGASLLTADVQRVLRFPSLRTTASVSWCFLSYTKPTDAQTAPHSSVYASWCVSSNNPNPPGLNTKTALALLCSKQRKNTETFTMAAMCQPGTSKLVSSYLWQQRLDQVGKRVKPELMQLDMNKFEKKVRGVSSRERVKEGHREKEATSKPAEPTRIKIFEGGYKSNEDYIYVRGRGRGKYICEECGIRCKKPSMLKKHIRSHTDVRPYVCKFCNFAFKTKGNLTKHMKSKAHMKKCLELGVPVTSVDDGEAEEADNVDEGRRDSGKAEALDVVAEHQFSDAEDSEGAEEEGDDIEEDDDEDDDYDGDSTPKTRSRSTSPRPYGSPAPSVTAVAASQGSSPELQGPAPKPPLCSYFLSLPSIQITPLAASGDQEDEQQSAGERSRLQGASLSSNVAGSMEEDRGLSPIRDSSPSRLSSLGCEPASRRYLSPRRDLSPRGRLSPRREASPLRHISPKRRDLSPRRHLSPVPPRDLSPRSRHRGMIRAVSPRRGSNRHLHSAPWDLGQYLLPEAGLELRKSSLQGLRLSGEAVGARDPVATVNQGLFSHLPLHSQRQVRTALPMIPIGGIQVVHSAPTSVAGPAPPVQLPPQKSTWKESGAEASLRPREASASLLRKEKLPSPAASPASPGVSSPSPGPAHGDSAGVGEEDGRQDESVQTCTRAIASLRIASEDAPDRPAQPADPRHPWPPLPSSAGGERHAVPHFSGSERQRSQAGVSATPTEPSSEHDRLAASEAPPSHPAVCSKSANERLLDQQVLRETSTSAKTGKDSPKEAMDYR is encoded by the exons ATGGAGCCACTTGAGGCTGCCGCTGGACAGAAATGCACCAAGGAGCCGCGAGAGAAGAGCCCGCTGCAGAGAAAATGGCTTTCAGAGCCCACAGCCAGCACTAAGAGAAGCACTTTCGCCGATTCGCAGGGCAAGCGGCGCTCACAGCGTGAAGGCAATCAGAGCGGCGACGCCGGCACTGCAGACTCGCTGGAAAAGGGCGCCTCCGGGACCCCGCCCTCCCCCGCAGTCAGCCAGCCGTCTCATGAAAAACAGTTCCCGCAGCACTTCCCCGGGGCCTACTTCCGCCAGTTACCGCATCCTTACCCACAGCAGGCTGCAGTCAGCAGAGACGTGGAGACGTTCCCGGCCGGCGCGAAGCCGCGGCTGCAGGCCAGCCTGGACGCGCAGGGCTGGCCATTCGCTGGCCAGCTGCAGGCCCTCCCCCCAGATGACCTGCTCCCCGGGCGATCCCGCAGCCACGGAGGGGGTTTTCCCCACAGGAAGTCTCCCACTTTCCCTTTCAGCAAGTATCCCCAGGcggggagagagcagccagagGACCTCCACAGGAAGGAGCAGAAACCCAAGAAGCCGGGGAAGTACATCTGCCACTACTGCGGCCGGGCCTGCGCCAAGCCCAGCGTGCTGAAGAAGCACATCCGCTCACACACCGGGGAGAGGCCCTACCCTTGCGTGCCCTGTGGCTTCTCCTTCAAAACCAAGAGCAAcctgtacaaacacagaaagtCCCACGCCCACGCCATCAAAGCCGGGCTGGTGCCCTGCTCGGAGCTGGCGTCCGCCCGGGGGGACGCGGACGCGGCGTTCTCGGTGGGGGAGGCGGAGGTGCATTCTGATGGGGAGCTGAGCACCGACACTGATGAGGATGCGGCTGAGGGGTTGGCGCTCCTGGAAAAAAGTAGCCCCCTCGCTTACGCGTCCTTCGAGGCTGACAAGAGCACAACGGAGAGGGACGGCGGCGAGACAGCAAGCACCGAGTCTGGCGAGGAGCTGACCGGGACCTCGGCGAAAGTGCCCCTGCTGATCGTCCCCAAACAGGGAACGATGTCAGCGGCTGCGCCGAGCCCCAAGTTCGCCGACGTCGAGACGTCTCCTGCGGGTCCCCGAGAAGGAGGCGGGGACGAATTTCACTCCGTCAAGCAGCGGCTTGCGCTTAGACTCCATGAGAAAAAGGGACAGGACTCCGAGTCCTCTTACAACCTGCTGAGCCCCCACAGCAAAGGCAGCACTGACTCGGGCTACTTCTCCCGCTCTGAAAGCGCCGAGCAGCAGGTCAGCCCGCCCATCACCAACGCAAAATCCTACGAGGAGATCATGTTTGGAAAGTATTACCGGCCCAGCCCCAGGCCCAGGCAGTCCATTACAGTGGGGATGGCGACTGTAGCCCACAAAGACACTAATGTAGCTGACTTGACTGACAAACCTAGTGTTGTGCATAAATTAGCCATGGGAAAATTTGCCGAAGACTGCATGTCCTCCCACCTTTTCACAAAGGATGAAAACATGGTTGACCCAGTTAACCTAAATACTAACATATTTTTAAGAGGAGCCATTACAGAATTGCAAAGGTCAGAAGGCTTCGACCGAAAGCAGTATCCCCCAAGTCAAGTCAACCCCATTCACCTCGAGGCTCCCTCAGATACAGCGTCACTAATGAGGAGCAATTCCATGCCGACGTCCTCTGCGACCAACCTTGACGTCCCCCCAGGTTTACGAGGGAGCCACTCCTTTGATGAGAGGATGACCTCTGACGACGTGTTTTACCCCAGTCCTGGCGGCCTGAGAAGGCTCAGGAGACAGGGTGCCTTTGAACTGTCAGCCCATGAAGGCCATGCGGAATCCGAGAGCCACCCAGCCCTCTCCAAAAGCGCCGTTTCCCCACCTGGAGCAGCGAAATCGGGGGAACGTTGTGCTCTGACGCCCGAGCTGAAAGGCTATGCTTCGTACGGTGCGAAAGTTGGAATGGAGGGTTACCCTGAATTTCAGTCGCAGCTGATGTATCAAAGGCAGGTGATGGAAACCGCCACCAGGAAACGGAGGAAGGAAAAGAGCGTAGGGGATGAAGAGGACAGCCCCAGCCATTACGCCAGTGACCACTCGGTTGAAATGCTGGGGTCCCCTGGGGACTATGACTCAAAACAAGTCAATCAGGAGTCATTGAGGACTACGCCTACCGGAAAAGGACACCTCCACAGTGTGCGTAGCCAGTCAGACAGCATTGACATGGGCATTGGTGGGTCCTCTGAGGACAGGGTGCTCATTCAAGACTCTGACAGGAAAACCCCAGTTAATGTCATCTCCGTCATCCAGCACACCAACTCATTAAGCAGACCCGGCTCTTTCGAGAAGTCGGACTCAGTTGACTACCCGTGCTACCTTCAGGGTAAACTTACCGGTTCGTATTCTGAGCACTCTGACTCAGAAAACACTGAGGAGGTGCAAAGCATGGACTCCCTGTCAAGATCTGAGAGTATAGAGCAGCAACAGAGTGAGGTTGACATGCCAGCCCAGCAAAGGCACGTAGCGCCCAAACTGGTCCGTCAGCCCAACATCCTAGTGCCGGAAATTAGGGTGACCGAGGAGCCAGACAAACCCGAAAAGGGGCCCGAGCCGCCGGTGAAAGAGCCGGAGAAGCACGTGGAGGAGTTCCAGTGGCCGCAGAGAAGCGAAACGCTCTCTCAGCTTCCTGCCGAGAAGCTGCCGCCGAAAAAGAAACGCCTGCGTCTGGCCGAGCTGGAGCACTCCTCCGGCGAGTCAAGCTTTGAGTCGACCTGCACCAGCCTCTCCAGGAGCCCCAGTCAGGAGAGCAACCTGTCTCACAGCTCAAGCCTCTCCATGTCGTTTGACAGGGAGGAGAGCGTCAAGCTGGGCTCCCCAATGAGGCCGGAAGACCCCAACAAGCAGTCTGAGTTCCTGACCGTGCCGGGAAGCGGGCACCAGCATCATCAGAGAGAGATGAGACGGTCGTCATCAGAGCAGGCGCCCTGCACGTTGCCCTCAGAGAGCCTGGAGATCAGGAGCAAGTCATTTGACTATGGGAGTCTTTCCCCCTTGTCCAGACAGGGTGAGGTCTACGCCAGCGCCTCCTCCATGAAGGAGCGGAGACGAGGCTACTTGGTGAGGCAGGCCTCCTTAAGTGTTCACCCTGAAACCGGAATGCAGGACAAAGGTTCAGATATGAACATTAAGCAAGAGCACCTGGAACAAACGGTCAGCGGCCTCCACCGAGGCGCTTCTTCACCTCTGGCTGGTACAAGTCATGGCGCGCCCGTCGCCGATGCAGCTAGAAACAAGAGAAATGTTCAGCCAGTCCTAGGTTTACATAATCGTCCACTGCAGCAGAGCATCAGTGAGGAAGACCGGCAAGAGGGCCATCCGCTAATGCAGAAAGCATATCATTTACCTGGCTGGCAGCCTTCAGAAAGTGACCATCAGACGCATGAATTCTCCAGCCAAGAGGTAGCCTGGCACCCCGCCTCTTTTCACAGTGGCTTGGCTCAATCACCATTCCTGCCATTTCAGCCAGGTACCTTCTGGCACCCGGAGTTGTCGCAACGCCACAAGCAGCACGTTGCTTTCCAGACACAGCAGCTACAAAAGCTACATATCAGGCAGCCCACTGCACAGCAGGCCCACCACAAACCCCAGCAGactccacagctgcagcagataCAGGAGCAGGGTGATTCAGAGCCTGCCGAGTTTGCATCGGATCAGAGCTACCAATACATCCCAAGAGGCTCGCCCCATCATCTCAGCAACCTCCTGTCAAAAGCCTTCACTGAGAGTCCGGGGCTTTTGCACCCGAATCAGCCTGTCCTCTCCGTTCAGAACGCCAGGTCACAGCCATCGCTGCCTAGCATGCTGGTTCCTGTAAGAGTTCAGACCAACGTGCCGTCTTACGCCACTGCAACATACACCAGTGTTTCACAGATTTTGGTCCCCCAAGCTCAGAGTGCAAATCCCACTTCTGCCATATGCAAAGTCACCGATGACTCCGCTTTGAAGCCCGGATTAGGGTTCAACCTGGCTCAGATATTGGGTCAACCCGGACCTCTCCTGCCCTATCCCTTCTGGAAGGTTCCTGACCCGCCTCTGGTCCAGCTGAATACAGGaatccctctgtctctgacctGCGGATCCATCGTCACCACGGACGCCTCGAGCATGGGGAGCAGCAAGCGCCTGCTGTCGCCGGCCAGCAGCCTGGAGCTCTTCACCGAGATCAAACAGCAGAAGCgagtgaaggaggagaggatgTACGGCCAGATCGTGGAGGAGCTGAGCGCCGTGGAGCTCGGCAACTCCAGCACGGCTAGCGATGCCGGCAAGCTGCAGAAGCCGGGCCTTGAGAAGGACGACGGCTCTGCCGACCACCAGGAGGGTATGGCGTCCCCACCGCTGTCCGGTGCCCAATCCTCAAAGTTATCCTCTTTTCCTTCACAAGAGGAGCATAGGACCGGTCGCTACAGTCCTCCTCGGCCGATGCAGACAGACTCTCCCGACGGCAGGGAGTCCCcggaggagctggaggtggacGAGCCCCCCCGCGAAGCCGGCTCTGACCTGGCCTCAGCACTCTCTGCGGGTGGCGCTCCGGAGGTCAGGCAGGCGACAGATGGCAAGACGTGGGGTGCCGCCGCAGCCATTGGCGGTGCCTCTCTGCTGACCGCTGACGTTCAGCGGGTCCTTCGATTCCCCAGCCTTCGCACCACCGCCAGCGTGAGCTGGTGCTTCCTGAGCTACACCAAGCCCACCGACGCCCAGACCGCCCCACACTCGTCCGTTTATGCTTCCTGGTGCGTGAGCTCCAACAACCCAAACCCGCCCGGCCTCAACACCAAGACGGCTCTGGCGCTGCTCTGCTCCAAgcagaggaagaacacagaAACCTTCACAATGGCCGCCATGTGTCAGCCCGGAACCAGCAAACTCGTGTCATCATACCTGTGGCAGCAGAGGCTTGACCAGGTAGGAAAAAGG GTGAAGCCAGAGCTCATGCAGTTAGACATGAATAAGTTTGAGAAAAAAGTGAGAGGCGTCAGCTCTCGGGAAAGAGTGAAGGAGggccacagagagaaagaggccaCCTCGAAGCCCGCTGAGCCAACACGCATCAAAATCTTTGAAGGAGG GTACAAATCGAATGAAGATTACATCTACGTGAGAGGCCGGGGCCGAGGGAAGTACATCTGTGAGGAGTGCGGCATCCGCTGCAAGAAGCCCAGCATGCTGAAGAAACACATCCGCTCGCACACCGACGTCAGGCCCTACGTCTGCAAGTTCTGCAACTTCGCTTTCAAAACGAAAG GAAATCTGACGAAGCACATGAAGTCCAAAGCCCACATGAAGAAGTGCTTGGAGCTGGGCGTGCCCGTGACGTCTGTGGATGACGGCGAGGCGGAGGAAGCTG ACAACGTGGATGAGGGCAGgagggattctgggaaggcGGAGGCGTTGGACGTGGTGGCGGAGCACCAATTCTCTGATGCGGAGGACTCGGAGGGTGCCGAGGAAGAGGGCGACGACATCGAGGAAGACGACGACGAAGACGACGATTACGACGGCGACTCCACCCCAAAGACCCGCTCCAGGAGTACGAGTCCCCGCCCCTACGGAAGCCCCGCCCCGTCTGTGACCGCTGTGGCCGCCTCCCAGGGCTCTTCCCCCGAGCTCCAGGGCCCCGCCCCCAAGCCGCCGCTCTGCAGCTACTTCCTGTCGCTGCCCAGCATCCAGATCACACCGCTTGCAGCGTCCGGCGATCAGGAGGACGAGCAGCAGAGCGCAGGGGAGCGGAGCCGCCTGCAGGGGGCCTCCCTGAGCAGCAACGTGGCCGGCTCCATGGAGGAGGACCGGGGGCTGTCCCCGATTCGCGACTCCTCCCCGTCACGGCTGTCCTCTCTGGGCTGCGAGCCCGCTTCCCGCCGGTACCTGTCCCCGCGCAGAGACCTGTCGCCCCGCGGACGCCTGTCTCCGAGGCGGGAGGCCTCCCCGCTGCGCCACATCTCGCCCAAGAGGAGGGACCTGTCGCCGCGGAGACACCTCTCGCCCGTGCCTCCGCGGGACCTCTCGCCCAGGAGCAGGCACCGAGGCATGATCCGGGCCGTGTCGCCCCGGAGGGGTTCCAACCGACACctccacagcgccccctgggACCTGGGGCAGTACCTGCTGCCTGAGGCAGGGCTG gAGTTGAGGAAGAGCAGTCTCCAAGGATTACGCCTCTCTGGGGAGGCGGTGGGGGCACGGGACCCCGTCGCCACGGTCAACCAGGGGTTGTTCAGCCACCTCCCCCTGCACTCCCAGCGGCAGGTGAGGACAGCCCTTCCCATGATTCCTATCGGCGGGATCCAGGTGGTGCACTCCGCACCCACGTCGGTcgccggccccgcccctcccgTGCAGCTCCCGCCACAGAAGAGCACGTGGAAGGAGTCCGGGGCCGAGGCGAGTCTCCGCCCCCGGGAGGCCAGCGCCTCCCTCCTCCGAAAGGAGAAGCTCCCCTCCCCCGCAGCCTCCCCGGCGTCGCCGGGCGTGAGCAGCCCGtcccccggccccgcccacgGGGACTCTGCCGGCGTCGGGGAGGAGGACGGCAGACAGGACGAGAGCGTGCAGACCTGCACCAGGGCCATCGCGTCCCTGCGGATCGCCTCGGAGGACGCCCCCGACAGGCCCGCCCAACCCGCCGACCCCCGTCACCCCTGGCCTCCCCTCCCGAGCTCCGCCGGGGGTGAGCGCCACGCTGTTCCGCACTTCAGCGGCTCAGAGCGCCAGCGTTCACAGGCGGGTGTTTCAGCCACTCCCACTGAACCCAGCTCTGAACATGATAGGCTAGCTGCGTCCGAGGCTCCGCCCAGCCACCCCGCTGTCTGTAGTAAAAGTGCCAATGAGAGACTGTTAGACCAACAGGTCCTCAGGGAGACGTCCACAAGCGCAAAGACGGGTAAAGATTCTCCAAAAGAAGCTATGGACTACAGGTGA